In Apodemus sylvaticus chromosome 7, mApoSyl1.1, whole genome shotgun sequence, the sequence CTGTCTGCCAGGAGCTGTCTGTCTGCCTTGACCACTCCTCCCTGAAGCTTGACACCCAGATGAGTGAAGAAATGTGACCACAGAATCCAGACATTCAGCCAGGCTCACCGGGAGGCTGTGCAGCCTCGCCTGTGAGTGGGGTGGGCAGCACACTTGGGGAGGCCTCCTTACTGTGTCCAGGTGGGACCCCTGGAGGAGGTTGCACTCAGGAGATGCCTGAAGCCCTGTGAGGGCCGAAAGGTGAGAAAACATGAGAGGCCTAATGGTGGCCAGAGCCGGGCTGGGCCAGCACGCATGGACTCGCGTGATTCAGGGTGGGCTGCTCTGTTCTCGGGCAGACAGGATCTTGGGCCAGCTCACAGTGCCAGCCGGATTCCCATCCCAGGTCCGCAGGCAGCCTGGAGCACCGGGCCAGGCCAGTCCCCTCACCTGGCTGCAGAATCGTGCACGGCCTGCAGCCGCTCGTCCTctgcccacacccacacccacatccacaccGACAGCAGCGACTCACCAACCATGTGCTTGCGCACGTGCGCCATGGTGTGGAACTTCTTCTCGCAGATCTCACAGGAGAACTTCTTCTCAGCATAGCCGTGCACGATCTTGTTGTGCTCGTGAAGAGACCACAGCTTCTTGAAGGCTTTGCCACAGGTCACGCACTACGGGAAAGGAAGAGCGCCGTGGCTGCAACCCAAGCTACCCTTGGTGTCTCTGGGGTGGGCTGGTTCCTCCACCTGAAGACTGCTGGTTAGAAGGCTGGATCGATCTGATGGTGTTCCCAGACTAAGCTGACTCCTTCACACCCACCCACACGGCTGCTGGGGATCTCTTCCAGGAGCTCCCTTCTAAATCCTTCCCCTGGCTTTGCTTCTCGCAGGCAGGAGGTTGTAGGCCTCATTTGTTACGGCAGGCAGCCGGGTGGGTGACAGAAGGACCTTTGGTTCACACGTCCTACAGGCTACAGAGGTGCTGGGCCCATCTGGCATGGAGGGTGTGCACTGAAAGCAGTTCTCCTGGACTCCTGCCCTGCACATCCCAGCGGGGCTCcagaggctggaggctggggtCTGGGCAGGAAGGAGTAAAGGTTTTGCCCACTTTGGTGGTTTAAGGTGCAGGAATAGCTGACAGTCAGGGGCAGGAAACAGGTGCACAGAGTGGGTGATGGGCGGTCACCAGGCACACCCTCCCCACTGGCATTCAATTAGCAATTAGTGCAGGCAATTAGCACCCGCCTACCTGTGGcctggggttttcttttttcctgggcCAGAAAAGGTGAAAGGCATGCTAGTGTGTGTGCATAGGAATgctgatgtgtatgtatgtgcagatgcatgttggtgtgtttggtatgtgtgcatgcatgctgatgtgtgtgcacaaatgctgatgtgtatgtgtacatgcatgctggtgtgtgtgtgcatgaatgctgctgtgtgtgtacactcatgctggtgtgtggtatgtgtgcatgtatgctggtgtgtgtgcaaGAATgctgatgtgtgtgcatgaactctgatgtgtatgtgtatatgcatgctgGTGTTTGTGCACGAATGCTGCTGTGTACACACATgctggtgtgtgggtgtgcacacatgcacatgctggtGTGTGTACACGAACGCTGCTGTGTACACACATGCTGGTGTGtgggtgtacacacatgcacatgctggtGTGTCCTCAGACAGTGCAGACTGGCTCAGGCCTGGCAGCCACCCCAGCCTCCCCCAATCCCCATTTCTTTCCAAATTCCGCATCTAGCCTTTTCCCTCCAGATTCAGGGTAGCTGGTACTCTCTGGGGTGGGCAAAGGGTGACACCCTCTCCAGACAAGCCCCTTCACGTGTATGCATACTTGGGTGTACTACACAACCTGGCTAACTGCACAGGCAGCTCTGCAGGCCTAGATTTGTTAAAAGACACATCCCCAGGCAGTCCTACTGCCTGCTAGCTTCAGGTAACTCTCCCCCTTCACCCATATCCTTGTGACTCTTGTCCTCTGGGAAAGGTGCAGCCACACTCCTCTGCTCACAACTCTGAGGTGTCTCCTCCTGACAGCCGGTCAGCACGTCTCACCTGGATGTTGCGCTCACAGTCCGTCTGCCTGTGCAGCTGCAGCTCGCTCTCCAGCAGGAAGCGCTTCCCACACTGGCCGCAGATCTGCATGCGGCTGTGGGTCACGTTCATATGCTTTTCTAGGTACCAGCGGTTGTTGAAGACCCGGGGGCACTTCTGGCACGGATGCTGCTGTTTTTCCTCCAGCTTCACCTTGGCCCCCAGCCCATCAGCTGCCTGGGATGCCGGAACAGCTCCAGAAGCCCTGGGCCTCTTCCCACCTCTACGTCCAGCCTCCTCTGGCTCAGGGGTGGCGCGGCGCCGGGAGTTCTGTCCCCGGGACCGTGTGGACATTCGGCTGTTTGGTGGAGGGTCCGCTTGGCTGCCCTGACACCCAGAGGTGCCTGTGGGGTCCTGCCTGCCCTCGgccaccttctcctcctcagaACTCTCTGCATCCTGCTCACTGGgcccatcttcttcctcctcatcctctcgaTCACTGggcccttcctcctcttcctcctcctcctctccctggctgcctccctcttcttcttcctcttcctcctcttcctctccccctccactgcctcctccttctcctccctcctcctcctcctccgagtGTCCCTGCATGCCATCCTCCTGGCCCAGCACCACAGTGGCTGGATTGGCCCCAGGGCCTGGCTTGCCCTCGGGTCCGGTGGACACGTGCAGGGTCTGGTTGTTGAGGTTCACCTCGACAATGATTTGTGACTGCTCCTGGTGCCCGTAGGTGCCTGAGGCATCCAGTTCTGGCTCCAGCCCCTCTCCACTTTCCAGTTTGCACAGGCTACCCTGAGCTTCTGTCTCTTCAGgggtcccttccttctcctccttgaaGAGCGTCTGTGCCGGGCCAGCGGCAGCAGATCCTGCATCCCCAGCCGTCCCTGCTCCATCCTCCACGCGCACAGAGTAGGGGTCAGGGCCCTCCCGGGCATAGATCTTCGGGAGGCCTGGGGCGTCCGCCTCCTGCTTGATGTCACAGTAGTAGGGTGGTGGAGGCACCGGCGCACAGCTGGCAGCCGGCTGGGCCAGGGCCACGGGGCCTGAGGGCGCCAAGGACCTGGCGTCCAGCAGCTCCTGGCAGGAGGCGGCGATGTCAGCCATCTGCAGCAGCGAGGCCGCACTGAGCACCTCGTGCACGTTGGCCGCGTTCACGAGCAGCTTGGATGTGTAGATGAAGTTCAGGATCTGCTGCAGGCCGCTGGGCGCCAGCGCCTCCAGAGACAGCTCCACCCGCTGCAGCTGCTTGTTCTGCGTGAAGAGCGAGTGGAAGAACTGGCTGTAGGCGGCCAGCACCCCCTTGTGTGCCGGGAACACACTGTGCTGAGGCACCAGCACTAGGTCCACATCGCACAGGTCTGGCTGGAAGAGGCGCTGCTCGTTGAGGCGGCCCATCAAGCAGGCGAAGTGCAGAGCCACGTCCTCCACCAGCGAGAACTCTGCCGCCGGGGAGTCTGTAGTCTTCTCAACCAGCAACTGTGGGGCGAGACAGGAGAGAGGTGAGGGCCGGCGACCGCGACTGCCCACGCCTGCCCGCGGTGTGGGAGGTGAGCTGATCTGATCCCAAAGTcgaggacagggaagcagggcgGTCGCACAGCAGGGACAGGGACCCCTAGGGCTGCGACGTCCTGGGACCTGTGCCCAGGTGTCCCTCACTCTTCCTCAGTGCACACACTAGGGGTCACCCCAGGGTCCCTATTCACTCTGCCCCGACTGGGCTTCCAGCTATCCCTCAGTGTGTTCCGACCTCCCCACCATGCCGAGGCAGGAGCCTGCCCAATTCTGGCACCTGGACAGCAGAAGACCCAGCTTCTGCTCCTGCACCTAGGCTGCATCTGGGGGGCTTCTCACTTGGACAGGGGTCAGTGAAGGCCTTCAGGGGCTACAGATGACAGCAGGCTGAAGACATTCAGGCCCACTGGAGCTACAGCAGCTTTTTGTACCCAGGGCCCTCAGGGGAGGATGGGCTGTCTTTTGTGTTTACCACACTTCCAAGAACAGACCCCAGCCTGGCCAGGCCAGGGCCCAGAAGCTCCAGAGCGGTCCTGTCTCGGCGGTAGCACCTCCTGGAGAGCCCTAGGGACCTTAGCGACTGACAGATCAGACTGCCAGGCCTTTAGGCTTCTCCAGAGCCTGTAAAGGGCCTGGAACAGTCCTGTTTAGTTCTGCCATGGAGGACTCCCAGAGGTCAGGTGGTAAAGACAGGCCTGTCTTATCCCTCTCATAGGGTCCAGGGCTCAGCAGACACTGGCCAGTCCGGCCCTACAAAGCTAGCTTTGGATGTTCCACAGGTTCTGCCTTTGGAGACAAACGCTTCCAATATGAGTGCTGATGCGTCCCAATGGGGGACACAACCCCGCCTTCCTTAGAGGTCCCGCTGTCCCCTGCAAGTCCCCTCTCCTGTTGGTAGTGGATGGGCCTGACAGAGGGGATAGACTCTCAGCTCCCCTGTCATCCTGCTAAAGGAGAAGCTGTCCCCAGCTGCAGGTGAGCCCCAAGGAGACCTGAGCCTGGACCCTCGGCCAGCACGCAAGGCCTACACACTCTTTTCCCTCCGCTCCACCAACAGAGGTCGTTGCCTTCCTCGGGCTCCCTCCACTTCCCAACAGCCACCCATCTTTGACTCTATCCCAGAACCGCTGGGCGCATCTAGCAGAGACGTGGCACAGAGCCCCGCCCATCCTTCTCTGACTCACTCTGATTCATTCTCTGGGACCAATTCCTGTTGCAGagatagagaaactgaggcccactCATGGAGCTGTGGCCATCCTGATACTCGGGTACCCTTCCCTTCTGCTTGGTACACTTCAAACAGGCAGGTGGAAAGCCCTGAAAGTGGGGCGGGTGGAAGCATGAAGTGTGGGAACCACCTGAGCATCCTGACATGGTCACCACACTCTCGGGGCCTGCCTCCGTCCTGGTCACTGCACCTGCAGGTTCTGCTGTCTGCActacttggggggggggaggggtggtggttgCAGGGAACGTTCTGCCAGGGTACCATCTATCACAGGCCTAGGGCCTCCCTGATTTTTCCTTTACAGGGTTCCCCAGGGCCCACCTGCTTGGGAAGAGCCACTTGAGCCTGGCAGAAACCCAGATATCACTAGTGTCACATCGCAGCCCGCCCAGCCGTGGACCGGAGAGGCTGCCAGCAAGTGACAGGGCCCCTTCCGGAGCAGTGCCCACCAGCTGTGCAGCCTCTGGCCAGATGCTTCCGCTCCCGGCAGCTGAGGATGCCGCTCTCCACCGGGCCAcaccagctgcagcagcagcagcccctcCCCGGAGGGACACCTGCAGAGGCCACCTGGTGAGACCCCGGGGACAGGATGCGGCTCAAGACTTCTGGATGCTTTCTTAGGAGAGGCCTGGGAAACAGGCTCAGAGACGGCAGGGGACcggcccaaggtcacacaggagTTTCCACTCCAACAGTGggcgcccccgccccccccaacctccccctctcccccccccgcccccccccccccccccgcctgtgGCGCGATCCATCCTAGTCTCCAGCAGAGCTGCTGCAGCGCCCACGTGGCCCAAGGCCCGGGCGGGAATCCgactccccttcccccccccccccattaccaGCCCCGGGGCGGCGCCGTCCGGACGCAAAGAAGCGCCCCCCTCCGACCTCGGCCTTTCGCGCttgcacccccaccccaggaattTCACCCCCTAGCTACGCCGCCGCACCGCACTCTAGGGCCCGCACACCGGGCAGATAGAGTCAGGGACCCCGGGGGAGGGGCCAGGTCTCCCAGACCCCGTACCCGGTCCCACGGGACTGTGCGCTCCGAAAGGAGGCGCTCGCAGGTGGGCGGATAAGCGGGGGGACAGGCAGGGCCCTGCGTACCATGGTGCTGCGGCGCTGGGAGCTCACAGGGCCCCGCAGGATCGCGCTGCCCCCGAGGGCCGGGCCCGGGCCGCTCCATGAAGCGCCGCGCTGGGGGCCGCCCCTGCGCAGGGCCCCGCGACCATGGCCCCGGGGGCGCGGCCAGCCGGGCAGGCGGAGGCGCAGGGCCGCGGCGACTCCCGGCCGAGCAGCTGCGGCCCGGGAGCCTCGGGCGCGGCGGGCGGGGGGCGCGGGGCGCCGATTGGAGCCCGCGCGTCAGCTGGGGCCGCCGTCTGGACGCTTAAAGGGCCAGGCCGCCCTGCGTGCTGGCTGGGGCCGCGGACGCGCGTCGTCTCGATGCGGCTGCCCTCGGGAGAGCCTCGGGGTCCCCGGACCGACCGCGCTGGTGACGTGGGAGCGTCAGGACCGCGCGACCTCACCCTCCCGCGCGGAGTCCCTCTCGGCCCTTCTCTGCTGGGAAGTTCGCCCGGGAGTCTAACCCGGGTGTCCTCCCGCTGCTCTGCATGGGCGGGGCCAGGGTAGGCGTGAGGTCGCCGAGCTGAGCGCGCCGCCCCCCGACCCACCTGCTCCCGAGCCAGGCGACACTGAGGGCCCGAGCCCCGCATCCCTGCCGCGCTCATTTCCCGCTCCCCCACCCCCCGTGACCCCGGCTGCTCCGACTTGGGGGTGAGTCTGGGGTCTCTAGCTGCTCCGACCTCCCACGCGTTTTGCTCATGTCTCTGACCTACCTGGGGGCCTCTGGCTGCAGAGCCTGCGAGCAACCGCCGCAGCGATGGAAGCCTTTCAGATGACCTGCCTGTAACAGCCAGTGGGGGCCAGAGGCCCAGGCCCGGCCCAGGGCCCTCCGCGCTGGGGAGATGCAGCTCGGCTTGCGGAATGCTGCTCTGGCACCGACTCTGTGGGGGCAGGGGGCTGGCTGTGCTGGCAGGAGGCTGCGGAGGAAAGCTGCCAGGCCGAAGGACAGCAGGGCGGGACTAAGGTCTACCACCGTGGTCTCTCCTTTGGACGCCCCACACCCCTACCCAGCGGCCACTGTTCAGCCTTGTCACTCTCCCAACACTGCTCCAGCCGGGCCATTTCCCACTCCAGCCACAGCCGTCTCCTTGGGTGTACGGCTTCCTCATGGTGTGCAGGGGCCTGTAGCTCTTTCTCTGGAGCCAAGCAGGTGTCATCAAATAGTTGAGGGTCTGTCCCCTCATAATGCAAGGATCTCTCGCTGGACACTGGGCTAGTTACCAGTGGGCAGGGAAGCCGAACTGGTGGGGTGAAAATAGGTGGGACAGAGGAAAGCCCCTTCCTTCACACGCACAGGGCACGCCCCTAGCTGGGGCAGTGAGTGGCAGCCCCGGATCTACACGAGGGCACAGATACCTGAGACTCTAGGCTGAAGCTGTGAACCTGTCAGTTACTGAGGATGTCTCCCACACTTCCAGTTTCATGTTGTGGTTGCACTGACctgggaggtgggaagggaagggcagggccAGCTACCTACTGGGCGGGCAAGGAGAGCCCCGCAGAGAGAAAGCATGTAAACCCTGAGCTGGAAAATTCGAAGAAGCTGAGCAGTGGCCTGCCTAGCCAGGGGAAGGGCACTGGCCTCGGCTAAGGGAAAGGAGTTACCCTGCCACCCCCATCCCCTAGCTGTCACACTCGGGTTCTCAGAACTGTGACTGAGGGCAAGAGGGCACGCTGGGCTTGTCCCTGGCAACAGCTGCAAAGGCCAGAAGCCCCCTTGCGTTCATGGCTGCAGAACTGCGTGGTAGGGGATTGGGTATGGCCAAGTGGAGGGGCAGGGTGGGAGCAGAGGACGGATCTAGGCCACAACCTTAAGCTCCGTTGGCAGGAGTTAGGGGCAGGAGCACTCACTACCATGATAGAGGTGGGTGCTTTAGACCCCTGAAGCTGGGTGACTCCAAGCCAAACTTCACTTTGGAGGACACAGCCCCAAATTACTTGGGGTTCCTGCACTCTGCTGGGAAAACTAAGCTCATCAGGTTTAGGTAATCCAAGAAGTGGGTGGTGCAggctggagggggagggaatggagGCCTACAGTGCATGGCCTCCATCTCCCACAATTCTGGCTGCTGAGCCCAGCACTAATGGGCCACAGCTGCACAGGGCGGGAGCCTAATGCAAACCAGCAGGTTCCCTTTCCCACACCAGCTCCAGGCCCTTAACAGGAGAGCTGCCCTGCTAGCTTCCAGAAGGCTCTGAGACCCTAGGCCTCCACAACCTTGGGCCACTGTATTTTGTTACTCAGTGAGATGTGACCAGCAGCAGTGTTAAGACCTACGTCCATCATAGTTGTGCAGAGGCCATCGGGTCCTACATGTCTGCCCAGTATTGGGGGTTCTAAAGGTCCTGGGCCCTAAGTGCttccagacatggccctcagtgaGGCTGACTTCAAGTTAGGGCAGAGGCGCAACCTCTTATTTGCAGCAGCTTGCCAGGTCACATGCATCCTCTGGGTTCATCAACTGGGAAACAATGGTTCTCAGAATCTGCATGTGGGCAGCAGGGAACAAGGGTCAGGACTCTGGACATAGGCACAGTTCTGGCCCTTTAGAACCCACATTCTTCATGGCATCTCCAAGTTCCTCAGCCTCAGGCTGTGGAGCTGGGTCTTACTCCTTGTATGAGGTTTGGTACTGAGGAAGACAACACTGGGCTGTTCTAAGCCACAGGGAGGAAGCAGCTATGGCAAGAGGCCCAGGCCTCAGAATGCAGCCTATGTGGTGGTGTACTGATTCCAGAGTGCTGCGCTCTCCCTCACACCTCGAGGTACCTGAGACTACAGCAACCAATCATTTTTCTCAGTTAAACATTCTGGCCTGTCCTTTTAGAAGTCTacgggtattttgcctgcatgtctgtctgtccatcattTGCACTTGGTGAGCAGAGGCCAGGAgttggatcctctgaaactggagtaaGAGTGGGAGCTGCCGTGTAGGTATTTGGAACTcaacctggatcctctgaaagagcagccagtgctcttatccactgagatTCATCCAGCACCCAATCCCTCACTGGACTGTGGACTCAATGCCTTTCTCTGGCTAATTAAAGGAGTGATATGATGTCCCAGTACTGACCAGCTCTTCAATCAGGTTTCTATCAGGAGCAGATAAAGTTCTGTGAACTCCATAAAGACCACAGCAGCCTTCCCTACTATTCCCCCCTCTTTAGACAGTGTGGGAACaaggtctcatgcagcccaggctgacctttagtggatcctcctgtctccatcttttcCATGTGCTGAGACTATAGGCTTGTGAGGCCCAAACCagctaattttctttttaaatttaattttttagagaGTCGTACGTACTATGCAGCcctgtctggccttgaactcaagggaTCCACCCTCTTGTGTTGGTGTGCACTACCCTACCTCACTTGGCCTTTCCTTTAAATATTAAAGTACCCACATTTGACAATTTTCAGTTTCCTAAGATGGGGAAACACTATTCAGAGAACTCAGTTATCCGCAAACAAGGCGGCAGGTTCCAAGGTTCACTGTGAGTGTTCAAATGTCATATGGCCTGTCTTAGGAGGTGACTGATGCAGGCTGCTGCAGCCAGATAACTTGCTGAGGAAGGACAGCAGGAGGAGACTTGGAGTTGCCTCCCACCAGAGGGTGTGTTCCTGCCAGGCTCCCCCAGGTCACTCCTGCACCCCGGTAAACCTGCCAGTGGCCAAGTCTCTTCACCCGGGTGTATCACAAAGTGATTGGAGTCTAAGCAAAGAAAGACCAAGCAGGCAGACTCAAACTCggcatgtattttcatttctacaaGATCCTTTTCAAGTTGTAGAGAAATTTAATAGAAGTATATACAAATTAGACATTGCTAGTATATACAAAagtattttctacatttttgaaCAATATCAACTATGCCATTGCAGTAAACAGGATGTTACAAAATCATCCAATAAGCATTTTCTATTAAGCACATTACACAACataattcaattttattaaaaaaataacttcaaaatacAGAATGATCCTAGATAGGAAGAAAAGCCATTTCTGTATTCACTCGAGTATAAACAGCAAGGTTGACACTACTGAGCATGAGCACCTGTTGATACAGGTTAAGCCCTGCCCGTGTGGCGGGTGGCGTTGGGCAGATgcccttttcctctccctatgCTAATCCCCAGAACCTGCCAATGTCCATAACTCCTCTGGCCACAGGACTTCAAGTAGAGATTAAACTCTGGGGTTTGGTCTAGTTACATGGACCCTTAGAGCAGGAGGAGGGCAGAGGTtttgaagaaaaagacaaagattcAAAGGGTTCCTGCTGGCCGAAGATGGCAAGGCCTACAGCAGTGGACATGAGCATCCTCCCAAGAGTCTAGAGAGGTCCCAGCGACAAGAAAGTCACTCCTTCATGAGGAATGAACCCTTCCAGCCCTCAGCCTTGAGACCCTGAGCAGACAAGTCAACTCTACCATGCCTGATCCTCAATGACTCATGGGTGCTCTTAGGCTGAGAAATTTGGGATAACTTGTTACACAGCAACCAAATAAGAATATATGGCCCAATAGTGACCTTTTCTTACTAATTCCATTTACCAGTTTGGgctctgaatgtatttttcccACTGAATACTAGAGTCAAACATCTGTCTTTGTaggcaacttaaaaaaaagaaaaaaaaaaaaacaaaaaaaaaaaacaggaaccaCTCACTATACAGCATGTGTTTAACCCCCCCAAGCACTGAGTTCTGATGTTATCCTTCTAATTAACTAATTTACAGACATGTGAACAACAGCTGGCTGGCCACCAAAATACCACATACACCGCAGAGTAACAGCTTTACTTATTTGTGGGATGCTGATCTCTGAACCCAGAGCTACTTTACATGCTAAGCACATGCTTATATATCACTGAGCCACATGGCCCTGGAAGACTTATTTTCATACATCCAGTACCTCCCCCCTCCATCTGGCCAGGGCTTTAATAAGATCCTCCAGCCCAAGGCCTTTTCTCTTCCCAAATACACTAGCAAAGCCTGGGTAGGATAGGGTGGGATACACTTCTACACCATATACCTGACAGGAAGTCTGTGAACTGGATTAAACCGGCACTAAGGTGATTAAGTACACTTTGGGGAAAGAATGCAAACTCAAGAGAACAAAGCAGAAACAAATCCACACTAGTAGAGTCTTCCTAGAGGAGCCGCACAGGCGTTAAGAACACCTATCTGTGCAGCAGAGCCTGGGACCCCACTACCCCTAACTTTTGTCCTGGGTTTCCTCCTCAGGCAGGGCTCCATGGAGTCaggaggcggggtgggggtgggggatgtctCAACACAAACAAGGAATGAATGAGATTGTTGGGGCCGGGCTGCTGCTGCATCCACAGTGAGCACAGCTGGTATTGCCCGAGTATTTCTGGGGTGCAGCACTTAAAGACTGTGGAGTCACTTCTGAAGGCCACTCTTTAGCAAACATGTGCACAACATGACCAGCCTTACAGGTCCTGTTCCACGGGACCTGCACCACATATCTGTGTTTGGAAGAAACCCCTACACTCATAGTGAACCTAGCTCAGAAGAAATAATTTTTGGTgccagtaaattaaaaaaaaaaaaaatcatttcctgGCATCAGGAAATGCAGTATATAATAATATGACATAGGGTATATGAGGAACCAAAGGCACCAAGCACCAAAGCAGGAGCTGGGGCGGCAACACAGTCACTATCTGAGCTTCTGGCATTCACTGTGAAAAGGCAGAGCCCTCGGGCAATGTGGATGATCAGAGCTGGGACGGACTGCTGCAGACATGGAGGCGTGAGCTACCACCATGCACATCTGGCCATAGTCAATGTGGATGTGTAGAGCCTGACCTGATAGCACATGCCAAGAAGACAACCAGTATGGGGACATGGGAGACGTGTCTTGTGACAACTCTCCACAATTCTTTTTGGCAGCATGGATGCTAaaacctgaaacaaaaagaaacctgaaTTCTATGGACAATGTGATCTACAGAAAATACTGTCTACAGTGACACTGCAAATTATACTTACATCAAATTTCTTGattcaagaaaatgaaaactccaGTTGCCTACTGTAAAGTggggcataaaaatatttctagggACATCTGCACTTTTAAGTCTTCTGCGCACATGTAAATAAGTGACAAGAAATAGCCACTATTGGACTGAGGTCTAATACTAAAACACAACAGACTGCCA encodes:
- the Zbtb47 gene encoding zinc finger and BTB domain-containing protein 47; the protein is MLLVEKTTDSPAAEFSLVEDVALHFACLMGRLNEQRLFQPDLCDVDLVLVPQHSVFPAHKGVLAAYSQFFHSLFTQNKQLQRVELSLEALAPSGLQQILNFIYTSKLLVNAANVHEVLSAASLLQMADIAASCQELLDARSLAPSGPVALAQPAASCAPVPPPPYYCDIKQEADAPGLPKIYAREGPDPYSVRVEDGAGTAGDAGSAAAGPAQTLFKEEKEGTPEETEAQGSLCKLESGEGLEPELDASGTYGHQEQSQIIVEVNLNNQTLHVSTGPEGKPGPGANPATVVLGQEDGMQGHSEEEEEGGEGGGSGGGEEEEEEEEEEGGSQGEEEEEEEEGPSDREDEEEEDGPSEQDAESSEEEKVAEGRQDPTGTSGCQGSQADPPPNSRMSTRSRGQNSRRRATPEPEEAGRRGGKRPRASGAVPASQAADGLGAKVKLEEKQQHPCQKCPRVFNNRWYLEKHMNVTHSRMQICGQCGKRFLLESELQLHRQTDCERNIQCVTCGKAFKKLWSLHEHNKIVHGYAEKKFSCEICEKKFHTMAHVRKHMVAHTKDMPFTCETCGKSFKRSMSLKVHSLQHSGEKPFRCENCNERFQYKYQLRSHMSIHIGHKQFMCQWCGKDFNMKQYFDEHMKTHTGEKPYICEICGKSFTSRPNMKRHRRTHTGEKPYPCDVCGQRFRFSNMLKAHKEKCFRVSHPLPSDPAALPAAHLQPTTPLFPTAPPRLDTN